One window of Phocoena phocoena chromosome 13, mPhoPho1.1, whole genome shotgun sequence genomic DNA carries:
- the LHX5 gene encoding LIM/homeobox protein Lhx5 has product MMVHCAGCERPILDRFLLNVLDRAWHIKCVQCCECKTNLSEKCFSREGKLYCKNDFFRRFGTKCAGCAQGISPSDLVRKARSKVFHLTCFTCMVCNKQLSTGEELYVIDENKFVCKDDYLSSSSLKEGSLNSVSSCTDRSLSPDLQDPLQDDPKETDNSTSSDKETANNENEEQNSGTKRRGPRTTIKAKQLETLKAAFAATPKPTRHIREQLAQETGLNMRVIQVWFQNRRSKERRMKQLSALGARRHAFFRSPRRMRPLGGRLDESEMLGSTPYTYYGDYQGDYYAPGGNYDFFAHGPPSQAQSPADSSFLAASGPGSTPLGALEPPLAGPHAADNPRFTDMISHPDTPSPEPGLPGALHPMPGEVFSGGPSPPFPMSGTSGYSGPLSHPNPELNEAAVW; this is encoded by the exons ATGATGGTGCACTGTGCTGGTTGCGAGCGGCCCATCCTCGACCGCTTTCTGCTGAACGTGCTGGACCGCGCGTGGCACATCAAATGCGTTCAGTGCTGCGAGTGTAAGACCAACCTCTCGGAGAAGTGCTTCTCGCGCGAGGGCAAGCTCTACTGCAAAAATGACTTCTTCAG GCGCTTCGGCACTAAGTGTGCAGGCTGCGCGCAAGGCATCTCGCCCAGTGACCTGGTGCGTAAGGCCCGCAGCAAAGTCTTCCACCTCACCTGCTTCACCTGCATGGTCTGCAACAAGCAGCTGTCCACGGGCGAGGAGCTCTACGTCATCGACGAGAACAAGTTCGTGTGCAAGGACGACTACCTGAGCTCGTCCAGCCTCAAGGAGGGTAGCCTCAACTCAG TGTCGTCCTGTACAGACCGCAGCTTGTCCCCGGACCTCCAGGACCCACTCCAGGACGATCCCAAGGAGACGGACAACTCGACGTCGTCGGACAAGGAGACGGCCAACAACGAGAACGAGGAGCAGAACTCGGGCACGAAACGGCGCGGCCCGCGCACCACCATCAAAGCCAAGCAGCTGGAGACGCTCAAGGCCGCCTTCGCCGCCACGCCCAAGCCCACGCGCCACATCCGCGAGCAGCTGGCGCAGGAGACCGGCCTCAACATGCGCGTCATCCAG GTGTGGTTCCAGAACCGACGGTCCAAAGAACGCCGGATGAAACAGCTGAGCGCCCTGGGCGCCCGGAGACACGCCTTCTTCCGGAGTCCGAGGCGCATGCGCCCGTTGGGCGGCCGCTTGGACGAGTCTGAGATGTTGGGGTCCACTCCGTACACCTACTACGGAG ACTACCAGGGCGATTACTACGCGCCGGGAGGCAACTACGACTTCTTCGCGCACGGCCCGCCGTCGCAGGCGCAGTCCCCGGCCGACTCGAGCTTCCTGGCCGCCTCGGGGCCCGGCTCGACGCCGCTGGGCGCGCTGGAGCCGCCGCTCGCCGGCCCGCACGCCGCCGACAACCCCAGGTTCACCGACATGATCTCGCACCCGGACACGCCGAGCCCCGAGCCGGGCCTGCCGGGCGCGCTGCACCCCATGCCCGGCGAGGTGTTCAGCGGCGGCCCCAGCCCACCCTTCCCCATGAGCGGCACCAGCGGCTACAGCGGACCCCTGTCGCACCCCAACCCCGAGCTCAACGAGGCCGCCGTGTGGTAA